Within Patescibacteria group bacterium, the genomic segment CAGAAACAAAAAGCCATCTTACTCATCTTCATATAAATTCAATCAATGGAGGAACTGACGCTCTTGGTGAGGCAACAGTTTTTCTCGAAGAAGGATGTTATGCTGTTGCCGGACATGGCGCTGATTTGGATATTGTCACCGCGAGCGTAATGGCATATCTTAACGCTTTAAATCAAATAGAAGAATTTAAAAAAAGCAAGGATTAAAATTTTCTTGCAAAACAATAATATGAAATAATAATAGGGATTGGCTTTTGAATAACAAAGCCAACCCTTTTTTTGTTACAAAAATAAATTTTGAACTTAAAAGTTGATAAAAAGATGCGGTCGCGCATTTTTGTCAACTTTTTTAATTTTTGAGTTATAAATATTTTTTATTAACTTATTACAAAACAATTCATTTTAAAAGTTGATAAACTTATGCGGTCGCACATTTTTGTCAACTTTTTTAATTTTTTGTTTTCTATTTTTATTTTATAATAATGAAAAGCGTTGTTTACACTTTTTGTCATTCCGGAAAATAGATTTTCTAAGCGAGCCTGCGAGCTTTTAGAAAATCATTTATCCGGAATCTAAAACCTTAGTTGGTTTGTGGAGCGTAGATTCCGAATAAGTTAATTTCTTGTGACTCGCAAGCTCGTCGAGAAATTATACTTTCCGGAATGACAACCAAGAAAAATCTTTCAAAAAGTGTAAACAACACTTTTGATTTTTACAG encodes:
- a CDS encoding alpha-isopropylmalate synthase regulatory domain-containing protein gives rise to the protein MEKEKKYELAYLHVACGSGIKPAATVAIKVRGKEISVANNGAGPIDAAFKAVALITETKSHLTHLHINSINGGTDALGEATVFLEEGCYAVAGHGADLDIVTASVMAYLNALNQIEEFKKSKD